CTTTGTCATAATACTTGCGAAGTAAAGCAATTTTTTCTGCGTCAGTTTTGGCTGATTTCATCTGCTCTTGTATAGCAAGAGAGCGTGCCACAGCATCCTCGCCATGACTAGTAAGTGGAGTGAAAACTAGCTTTAATCTATATTCTTTTAGCGTAGTTTCAATATTTTTTAACTCTTCTTGGCAATAAGGGCAAAGCGGGTCAGTAAAAACATACATAAGCTCTTTTTTGCTATCGCCTAATTCCATGATTTTTTCTTGTGGGTAGGTTTTTAGCAAAGCCCCTAGCTTTTTATATCCTGCAAACTGGCGTTTTTCTTGTTCTGCTTTTTGAAAATCACCTGCGTAAGAAATTTTCTTTTCTACATCTATTACATCTGGGAAAAGATACTTGCCATCAGTGAAAAACACCTGTCTCATCTCGTCAGTTTTGCCTTTTATAGCGATTATGATTTGCTCAAGGCCCACGCCTTCAAGCTGGCTTCTTTCATCTATCTTAGCTTCAACACCTTTTGGTAAATCAAACATAGATAAAATCTGCTCATCACTAAGCTCGCCAAAAGCCGTGCTTGCTAGCAAAGCGCTTGCTAGAATTACTGATTTTTTCATTTTTGTCCTTAAAATTTTAATCCAAAGCGCAATTATACAAGAAAAATTGTAAACAAATACTAGAATTCCATATAATTTATTTTAATATAAATTTTGGAATAATTTTTGCTTATAAATCAGTGCCAAAACCTAAAATCTATAGAAAGGATAGCAAATGGCAGACTACATGGATACCACAAACACAACCTCAGCGTTAAATAATGCTCTTGCAAGCACAAATGCTAGGGCGGTTCGTGGCTCAACTCCAACAAATCCAAATGCTGAGCTAAAACAAGAAGACTTTTTGGCACTGCTTCTTACTGAGCTTCAGTATCAAGACCCAACAGAGCCTATGGATAGCCAAAAAATGCTAGAACAAACCTCTATGCTCTCTCAACTAAGCATGCAGCAAAAAACAAATGATGTCATGCAAAAGTTAGCTAGCCAAATGGAAAGTGCGTTTTCTATGAGTGCGATGAACGCTCTTGGTAGTTATGCGACAATCTCTAGTTCAGTTACTAAAGATGATGCTACAAAATCTCTTGGTCTTCCTGTAAACTTCCCAGAAGATATTTCAGGTGCTACAATAGAGGTCAAAAACAATGCTGGCACAGTGGTTCGCAACATCGAGCTTGGTGCGATGACAAAGGGTACGGCTACTATCGAGTGGGATCTACTAAACAACAATAAAAACCAAGTAGATAATGGCACTTATACCTACGCGGTCAAATACACCACCAAAGACGGACGCCAAATGGATATGCAAAACACAAACTACTTGGTTGAGAGTGTGCGTTTCCAAAACGGCGAAGCTGAGTTTAAGGTAGCTGGCAATTACATAAAAGCAAATAGAATTTCTGAGTTTAGCGCCTTGCCTAGCTCAAATAGCTAGAAAATCTAGCTTAATTTTTAGCAAGGAATTCTAGAATTCCTTGCTAAAATTATAGGGAATTCTAGAATTCCTTGAGTATTTAAGGACAAAAAAGCAAGGAATTCTAGAATTCCTAAGAAAAATTATTTAAGGATAAAGCCCATGATGACAGCACTTTATAACGGTGTCTCAGGCATAAAAACCAATAGCATAGGCATCGATGTAACAGGCAATAATATAGCAAATGCAAACACAGTAGGCTTTAAAAACTCTCAAGCTGAGTTTAAAGATCTGTTTTATCAAACAGCAGCTGCTATGAGCCAAAACCCAGTAGCCTCGTCACTAGGACTTGGCACTACTATGGCAACAACTGCGCTTGATATGAAGCAAGGTAGTTTTCAAAACACAGACAATGCATTTGATTATGCTATCGGGGGCGATGGCTACTTTGCAGTTCAAAAAGGCGGGAGCACTTACTACACAAGAGCTGGGGAGTTTTTGCTAGATGTGAATCGTGATATGATAAATACCTCAGGCTTTTATCTTATGGGTACGACAGCTGCTTTAAATGAGGCTAGCTACTCAGCAGCTGCTCTAAAAAAACTAGGTAGCCAGGATACACAGGCCCTTACCTTAGAGCCAACCTCAAATCTAGAATTTAGCCAAACAATAAACAAAATCACTTTGCCTACTAATCTCTACATACCACCAGAGCCTACAACTAGCGTGAAATTTCGTGGCAATCTAACAACAAAGCAAGAATATATCCAACAAGATATAGAGCTAAATATGATAAATGCCGAACTAAGCATAAGCGAAGATGGCAAAGCCAACCTAAAAGGCACGCTAACAGATACCCCGCAGCTAGAAAAGTATAACACAGGCACATTAGTAAATATCACCTTTGCTAACGAAGCTGGCAATATGCTAAAAACTCAGGCTAGAATACAAGATGATGGAAGCTATGAGCTAAATGACTTTGATGTAAGCACACTAGCTGATGAGGGCGGCGGATATGAGAGCCTTCAAGCCTCAGCTACCACGCAAGGTCTAGTAGCACAGCCTAGCACAGCAAAGTTTGTAGCAGGACTTCATGGCGCTAGTGGCTTTGAGAACACGCTTACTATAAACTTAGAGCGCGAGCTACCAAATCCGGCTGATGGAGCAAACTGGCTGATGGACGCAACCATCACAGACCCTGATGGCAATGTCTTAAGCCAGGCTTCTGGCGTGCTAAGCTTTAATGGTTTTGGTGCCCTAACAGGCAACACGCTTGGCCCACTTAGCAATGAGGGCTCACCAGTAAATATAGACTTTGGCTCACTATACAACCCAGATGTACCAAATAGCGGCTTTGATGGTATAGTAATGAGCCAAAGGGCTAGCGGCATAGATAGCCAGCAAAAAGACGGCCACGCAGATGGGCTTTTTAAAGCCTATGCTACTAGCGAAGATGGCACGATTTTAGCAGTGTTTGACAATGGCATGCAAGCAGCTGTTGCTAGAGTGCCGCTCTTTCATTTTCAAAACGACCAAGGACTTTTTAGCGAGGGTGGCGTGTATTTTAGCCCTACAGACAATAGTGGCGAGGCCTTTATGTATGCAAAAGAAGATGGCACACCATACAATGGCTCTGTGATAAAAAGCTACATGCTAGAAAACTCAAATGTAAGTTTAGAAAGAGAAATGACTATGCTAATCGTCCAACAAAGAGCCTACGAAGCAAGCGCAAAAAGCATAAGCACAAGCGATCAAATGCTCCAACGCGCGATAAATATGAAAAATGGTTAAGATTTTAGCTTTATTTTGCC
This DNA window, taken from Campylobacter magnus, encodes the following:
- a CDS encoding thioredoxin domain-containing protein, translated to MKKSVILASALLASTAFGELSDEQILSMFDLPKGVEAKIDERSQLEGVGLEQIIIAIKGKTDEMRQVFFTDGKYLFPDVIDVEKKISYAGDFQKAEQEKRQFAGYKKLGALLKTYPQEKIMELGDSKKELMYVFTDPLCPYCQEELKNIETTLKEYRLKLVFTPLTSHGEDAVARSLAIQEQMKSAKTDAEKIALLRKYYDKANAAPEYKAEKIKKEQEIVHSIFATGAIRGVPAFIEASNLEIK
- a CDS encoding FlgD immunoglobulin-like domain containing protein; translation: MADYMDTTNTTSALNNALASTNARAVRGSTPTNPNAELKQEDFLALLLTELQYQDPTEPMDSQKMLEQTSMLSQLSMQQKTNDVMQKLASQMESAFSMSAMNALGSYATISSSVTKDDATKSLGLPVNFPEDISGATIEVKNNAGTVVRNIELGAMTKGTATIEWDLLNNNKNQVDNGTYTYAVKYTTKDGRQMDMQNTNYLVESVRFQNGEAEFKVAGNYIKANRISEFSALPSSNS
- a CDS encoding flagellar hook protein FlgE is translated as MMTALYNGVSGIKTNSIGIDVTGNNIANANTVGFKNSQAEFKDLFYQTAAAMSQNPVASSLGLGTTMATTALDMKQGSFQNTDNAFDYAIGGDGYFAVQKGGSTYYTRAGEFLLDVNRDMINTSGFYLMGTTAALNEASYSAAALKKLGSQDTQALTLEPTSNLEFSQTINKITLPTNLYIPPEPTTSVKFRGNLTTKQEYIQQDIELNMINAELSISEDGKANLKGTLTDTPQLEKYNTGTLVNITFANEAGNMLKTQARIQDDGSYELNDFDVSTLADEGGGYESLQASATTQGLVAQPSTAKFVAGLHGASGFENTLTINLERELPNPADGANWLMDATITDPDGNVLSQASGVLSFNGFGALTGNTLGPLSNEGSPVNIDFGSLYNPDVPNSGFDGIVMSQRASGIDSQQKDGHADGLFKAYATSEDGTILAVFDNGMQAAVARVPLFHFQNDQGLFSEGGVYFSPTDNSGEAFMYAKEDGTPYNGSVIKSYMLENSNVSLEREMTMLIVQQRAYEASAKSISTSDQMLQRAINMKNG